From Actinomyces slackii, a single genomic window includes:
- a CDS encoding glycerol-3-phosphate dehydrogenase/oxidase: MPSPQTSTSTLSPGTRGTALNAPQRTSALEAMASDEGLDVLVVGGGVTGAGIALDAASRGLRTGIVEMGDWAAGTSSYSSKLVHGGLRYLYQLNFALVHEALTERGRLLTTTAPHLVKAQPFLWPLKHHYERSYSAVGVGMYDALALAGARGHKTVPIQQHLGKKGTSALAPALDVTDLAGAIRFYDARVDDSRLVIDLVRTAVGLGAHAANRTRVTGFLKNERGHVTGASVTDLATGRQLEIRATRTINATGVWTEETQDLATEAGGLKVLASKGIHIVVPRQAIDAETGIFLRTEKSVLFIIPWPDYWVIGTTDTPWDQDVAKPVATSADVDYVLDHANSVLTRPIGREDIIGVYAGLRPLLQPRLKPGAKAASTKVSREHTVTRLAPGLTAIAGGKLTTYRVMAVDAVDHALGESLARSHPSATADLPLVGAEGYHELAARAGDIARARDWTLARVTHLLDRYGSETPELLAAIDADPSLGEALGEAPEYLRVEVAWAVTHEGAESLEDVLTRRVRLDLSRRDRGLGAAEEICAIMAPLLGWDDAEIAAQRTAYAKRVADMAAAEAEATDAAAVAHVERPI; the protein is encoded by the coding sequence ATGCCAAGCCCGCAGACCTCCACCAGCACTCTATCCCCCGGCACCCGCGGAACCGCGCTCAACGCCCCCCAGCGCACCTCAGCACTGGAGGCCATGGCAAGCGATGAGGGCCTGGACGTCCTCGTCGTCGGCGGAGGCGTGACCGGCGCCGGCATCGCCCTGGACGCCGCATCCCGCGGCCTGCGCACCGGTATCGTCGAGATGGGCGACTGGGCGGCGGGCACCTCCTCCTACTCCTCCAAGCTCGTCCACGGCGGGCTGCGCTACCTCTACCAGCTCAACTTCGCCCTGGTGCACGAGGCCCTGACCGAGCGCGGCCGCCTGCTGACCACCACCGCCCCCCACCTGGTCAAGGCCCAGCCCTTCCTATGGCCGCTCAAGCACCACTACGAGCGCAGCTACTCCGCCGTGGGAGTGGGCATGTACGACGCCCTGGCCCTGGCCGGCGCCCGCGGGCACAAGACCGTCCCCATCCAGCAGCACCTGGGCAAGAAGGGCACCTCCGCCCTGGCCCCCGCCCTGGACGTCACCGACCTGGCCGGGGCGATCCGCTTCTACGACGCCCGCGTGGACGACTCGCGCCTGGTCATCGACCTGGTGCGCACCGCAGTGGGCCTGGGCGCCCATGCCGCCAACCGCACCAGGGTGACCGGCTTCCTGAAGAACGAGCGCGGCCACGTCACCGGCGCCTCGGTCACCGACCTGGCCACCGGCCGTCAGCTGGAGATCCGCGCCACGCGCACCATCAACGCCACCGGCGTGTGGACCGAGGAGACCCAGGACCTGGCCACCGAGGCCGGGGGCCTGAAGGTCCTGGCCTCCAAGGGCATCCACATCGTCGTGCCCCGCCAGGCCATCGACGCCGAGACCGGCATCTTCCTGCGCACCGAGAAGTCCGTCCTGTTCATCATCCCCTGGCCCGACTACTGGGTCATCGGCACCACGGACACCCCCTGGGACCAGGACGTGGCCAAGCCCGTGGCCACCAGCGCCGACGTCGACTACGTCCTGGACCACGCCAACTCCGTGCTGACCCGCCCCATCGGGCGCGAGGACATCATCGGGGTCTACGCGGGCCTGCGCCCCCTGCTCCAGCCGCGCCTCAAGCCCGGCGCCAAGGCCGCCTCCACCAAGGTCTCCCGGGAGCACACCGTCACCCGCCTGGCCCCGGGCCTGACCGCGATCGCCGGGGGCAAGCTGACCACCTACCGGGTCATGGCGGTCGACGCCGTCGACCACGCCCTGGGCGAGAGCCTGGCCCGCTCCCACCCCTCGGCCACCGCCGACCTGCCCCTGGTGGGGGCCGAGGGCTACCACGAGCTGGCCGCGCGGGCCGGTGACATCGCCCGGGCGCGCGACTGGACCCTGGCCCGGGTCACCCACCTCCTGGACCGCTACGGCTCGGAGACGCCCGAGCTGCTGGCCGCCATCGACGCCGACCCCTCCCTGGGCGAGGCGCTGGGAGAGGCCCCCGAGTACCTGCGCGTCGAGGTCGCCTGGGCGGTGACCCATGAGGGCGCCGAGTCCCTGGAGGACGTCCTGACCCGGCGCGTGCGCCTGGACCTGTCGCGGCGCGACCGCGGCCTGGGGGCGGCCGAGGAGATCTGCGCGATCATGGCCCCCCTGCTGGGCTGGGACGATGCGGAGATCGCGGCCCAGAGAACGGCCTACGCCAAGCGCGTGGCGGATATGGCCGCCGCCGAGGCCGAGGCCACCGACGCCGCCGCCGTCGCTCACGTGGAGCGGCCCATCTAA
- a CDS encoding MIP/aquaporin family protein translates to MAPSLAQILVSEVFGTFLLILLGCGVVAGVVLPASKSKDSGWIVITLGWGLAVFVGVYAAYATGAHLNPAVTVGLAVAGRDLAEGVPASGGAIATYLAAQMLGAFLGATAVWLTYKKQFDQEAEPAAKLGVFSTGPTVRSYGWNLVTEAFATFVLVGWVLFSGKTPSQLGPLAVALVVVAIGLSLGGPTGYAINPARDLGPRIAHAVLPIPGKGGSDWGYSWVPVAGPLLGAVAAGLIVPNLAGLF, encoded by the coding sequence ATGGCTCCATCACTGGCTCAGATCCTCGTCTCGGAGGTCTTCGGGACCTTCCTGCTCATCCTGCTGGGCTGCGGAGTCGTGGCAGGCGTCGTCCTGCCCGCCTCGAAGTCCAAGGACAGCGGGTGGATCGTCATCACCCTGGGCTGGGGCCTGGCCGTGTTCGTGGGCGTCTACGCCGCCTATGCCACGGGGGCCCACCTCAACCCCGCCGTGACCGTGGGCCTGGCGGTGGCCGGCCGCGATCTGGCGGAGGGCGTGCCCGCCTCGGGCGGGGCCATTGCCACCTACCTGGCGGCGCAGATGCTCGGCGCCTTCCTGGGTGCGACCGCGGTGTGGCTGACCTACAAGAAGCAGTTCGACCAGGAGGCGGAGCCGGCCGCCAAGCTCGGCGTGTTCTCCACCGGTCCCACCGTGCGCTCCTACGGCTGGAACCTCGTCACCGAGGCCTTCGCCACCTTCGTGCTGGTCGGCTGGGTCCTCTTCTCGGGCAAGACCCCCTCCCAGCTCGGCCCGCTGGCCGTGGCCCTGGTGGTGGTGGCCATCGGCCTGAGCCTGGGAGGCCCCACCGGCTACGCCATCAACCCGGCCCGCGACCTGGGGCCGCGCATCGCCCACGCCGTCCTGCCGATTCCCGGCAAGGGCGGCTCCGACTGGGGCTACTCCTGGGTTCCTGTGGCCGGGCCGCTCCTGGGCGCCGTCGCCGCCGGACTCATCGTCCCCAACCTGGCGGGCCTGTTCTGA
- the glpK gene encoding glycerol kinase GlpK, producing MTDKKYVLSIDQGTTSSRAILFDHSGTIIAVDQKEHEQIFPRAGWVEHDPKEIWDNTRAVVAGVLSKAEINRHEIAAVGITNQRESAVVWDKTTGEPVYNVIVWQDTRTQAICDRLAGDEGPDKYKDRVGLGLATYFSGPKVTWILENVEGARERAEAGDLLMGTMDTWVLWNLTGGVSGGVHATDVTNASRTMLMNIDTLDWNEEICADMGIPMSMLPEIKPSAGEFGRGRKNGLLVDTPISGILGDQQAATFGQACFEVGQAKNTYGTGCFMLMNTGTTPVRSDNGLLTTVCYQIGDEPAVYALEGSIAVAGSLVQWLRDNLGIITDSKDIEALAASVDDNGGAYFVPAFSGLFAPHWRPDARGALVGLTRYVNKGHIARAVEESTAFQTREVLEAMNADSGQALTELKVDGGMTRDELLMQFQADQVGVPVVRPQVTETTALGAAYAAGIAVGFWSGTQDVIDNWAEGKRWQPAMDEAERDRLFRNWNKAVARTLDWVDDDVVE from the coding sequence ATGACCGACAAGAAGTACGTCCTGTCCATCGACCAGGGAACCACCTCATCGCGAGCCATCCTCTTCGACCACTCCGGGACGATCATCGCGGTCGATCAGAAGGAGCATGAGCAGATCTTCCCGCGCGCCGGCTGGGTGGAGCACGACCCGAAGGAGATCTGGGACAACACCCGTGCCGTGGTGGCCGGGGTGCTGTCCAAGGCGGAGATCAACCGCCACGAGATCGCCGCGGTGGGCATCACCAATCAGCGCGAGAGCGCGGTGGTGTGGGACAAGACCACCGGCGAGCCCGTGTACAACGTCATCGTCTGGCAGGACACCCGCACCCAGGCCATCTGCGACCGCCTGGCGGGGGACGAGGGCCCCGACAAGTACAAGGACCGTGTGGGCCTGGGCCTGGCCACCTACTTCTCCGGCCCCAAGGTGACCTGGATCCTGGAGAACGTCGAGGGCGCCCGCGAGCGCGCCGAGGCGGGCGACCTGCTCATGGGGACCATGGACACCTGGGTGCTGTGGAACCTGACCGGCGGGGTGTCCGGAGGCGTTCACGCCACCGATGTCACCAATGCCTCGCGCACGATGCTCATGAACATCGACACCCTGGACTGGAACGAGGAGATCTGCGCGGATATGGGCATCCCCATGTCCATGCTCCCCGAGATCAAGCCCTCGGCCGGGGAGTTCGGCAGGGGCCGCAAGAACGGCCTGCTCGTGGACACCCCGATCTCCGGCATCCTGGGCGACCAGCAGGCGGCGACCTTCGGGCAGGCCTGCTTCGAGGTGGGACAGGCCAAGAACACCTACGGCACCGGCTGCTTCATGCTCATGAACACCGGCACTACGCCGGTGCGCAGTGACAACGGCCTGCTGACCACCGTGTGCTACCAGATCGGGGATGAGCCCGCCGTCTACGCCCTGGAGGGCTCCATCGCGGTTGCCGGCTCCCTGGTGCAGTGGCTGCGCGACAACCTGGGGATCATCACCGATTCCAAGGACATCGAGGCGCTGGCCGCCTCGGTGGATGACAACGGCGGGGCCTACTTCGTGCCCGCCTTCTCCGGCCTGTTCGCCCCGCACTGGCGGCCCGATGCCCGCGGCGCCCTGGTGGGGCTGACCCGCTACGTCAACAAGGGCCACATCGCCCGGGCGGTCGAGGAGTCCACCGCCTTCCAGACCCGCGAGGTCCTGGAGGCCATGAACGCCGACTCCGGTCAGGCCCTGACCGAGCTCAAGGTCGACGGCGGCATGACGCGCGATGAGCTGCTCATGCAGTTCCAGGCCGACCAGGTCGGCGTGCCGGTGGTGCGCCCCCAGGTCACCGAGACCACGGCCCTGGGCGCCGCCTACGCGGCGGGCATCGCGGTGGGCTTCTGGTCGGGGACCCAGGACGTCATCGACAACTGGGCCGAGGGCAAGCGCTGGCAGCCGGCCATGGATGAGGCCGAGCGCGATCGCCTCTTCCGCAACTGGAACAAGGCCGTGGCCCGCACCCTGGACTGGGTGGACGACGACGTCGTGGAGTGA
- a CDS encoding prepilin peptidase, whose amino-acid sequence MTDAALLLAIATACVLGAAGPLSGFARAYLGELVSRQGGMRIRRLGLLSPLTQGLLAGACCAITAWWGWRLDAIASTAVALPTVTILAVACSVDALSHRLPNRLLGWAALWLAGTILIRCAWALATGESWSQALRPAGTALGTACAGMAVMVVLCLLPTGMGLGDAKLIGVLGLWLGHASAWSLVTALMLGFVLGGLAALGLLALGRAGRKDSIAFGPYLAIGGLLSWALSLS is encoded by the coding sequence ATGACTGACGCCGCCCTTCTGCTCGCCATCGCCACAGCCTGCGTGCTTGGAGCCGCCGGGCCGCTATCGGGCTTCGCCCGGGCCTACCTGGGCGAGCTGGTCTCGCGCCAGGGCGGCATGCGGATCCGCCGCCTCGGGCTGCTCAGCCCCCTGACCCAGGGCCTGCTGGCAGGCGCGTGCTGCGCCATCACGGCCTGGTGGGGCTGGCGCCTCGATGCGATCGCCTCAACCGCCGTCGCGCTGCCGACCGTGACGATCCTGGCCGTGGCCTGCAGCGTCGATGCCCTCAGCCACCGGCTGCCCAACCGCCTGCTGGGCTGGGCGGCCCTGTGGCTGGCGGGCACGATCCTCATCCGATGCGCCTGGGCCCTGGCCACGGGCGAGTCGTGGAGCCAGGCGCTGAGGCCCGCCGGGACCGCCCTGGGAACAGCATGCGCCGGGATGGCGGTCATGGTGGTCCTGTGCCTCCTGCCCACGGGGATGGGCCTGGGCGATGCCAAGCTCATCGGCGTCCTGGGACTGTGGCTGGGCCACGCCTCCGCCTGGTCCCTGGTCACGGCCCTCATGCTGGGCTTCGTCCTGGGCGGGCTCGCGGCGCTGGGGCTCCTGGCCCTGGGACGGGCAGGCCGGAAGGACTCCATCGCCTTCGGCCCCTACCTGGCCATCGGCGGCCTGCTCAGCTGGGCGCTGTCCCTGTCCTGA
- a CDS encoding OmpA family protein — protein sequence MLVSRRHALLASALTGLGGLSACSLAEGGSGEATASATPGAVSLATGYLGVPVTVEAGPAIISGSYMVVRLAFSTQSTTPVSLAGAFDTKDATGTMRAIRALSLAQGLAFPQLETGNKHFATELSKDAPLEVFPIFAAATGATSVELELPSMGVITGIPVVGASQAPFEAGALVSRSSLDVDEPGPFGIGALSIAHDDASDTSTGMESTTVTLTGGVAFPGESVSLDPRADAAIARVVALLKRYPAGGELTITGHVDSSAHEALAEQRAQAVEARLKESADLSGWKVSATGKGATALRVPNEAEQGSAINRRVEIAVTPADPGSAAPTPVESGPDMPDAVGPSGKGPAGVEVTVGDLSVRLSMERVLRVGSFLVGVLELSCPQRVDWQVGAFMLPPVWQTLRWRTLSQGVYNLTLIDGEQRHLTADYAAPTSGRWVLSNSAKPPLEPGEEPWRVPVIWRDTGQDTVILDLPGGDNAHGRALSARLTDIPVVDA from the coding sequence GTGCTGGTGTCCCGTCGTCATGCCCTTCTCGCCTCAGCCCTAACCGGGCTGGGGGGCCTGTCCGCCTGCTCCTTGGCGGAGGGGGGCTCGGGGGAGGCCACCGCCTCGGCCACGCCGGGCGCGGTGAGCCTGGCCACCGGCTACCTGGGCGTGCCGGTGACGGTGGAGGCCGGGCCTGCCATCATCTCGGGGAGCTACATGGTGGTGCGCCTGGCCTTCTCCACGCAGTCCACCACGCCGGTGAGCCTGGCCGGCGCCTTCGACACCAAGGACGCCACCGGCACGATGCGGGCCATCCGCGCCCTCAGCCTGGCCCAGGGGCTGGCCTTCCCCCAGCTGGAGACCGGGAACAAGCACTTCGCCACCGAGCTGAGCAAGGACGCGCCGCTGGAGGTCTTCCCCATCTTCGCGGCCGCCACGGGGGCCACGAGCGTGGAGCTGGAGCTGCCGAGCATGGGGGTGATCACGGGGATCCCGGTGGTCGGGGCCTCACAGGCCCCCTTCGAGGCGGGGGCCCTGGTCTCGCGCTCCTCCCTGGATGTCGACGAGCCGGGGCCCTTCGGGATCGGGGCGCTGTCCATCGCCCACGACGACGCCTCCGACACCAGCACCGGGATGGAGTCGACCACGGTGACACTGACCGGGGGAGTGGCCTTCCCGGGGGAGTCGGTCAGCCTGGATCCGCGGGCCGATGCCGCGATCGCACGCGTGGTGGCCCTGCTCAAGCGCTATCCCGCGGGCGGTGAGCTGACCATCACCGGGCATGTGGACTCCTCGGCCCACGAGGCCCTGGCGGAGCAGCGCGCCCAGGCGGTGGAGGCGCGACTGAAGGAGTCTGCCGACCTGTCGGGCTGGAAGGTCTCAGCCACCGGCAAGGGCGCCACGGCGCTGCGCGTGCCCAATGAGGCCGAGCAGGGCAGTGCCATCAACCGCAGGGTGGAGATCGCCGTGACCCCCGCCGATCCCGGCAGCGCCGCGCCCACCCCGGTGGAGTCCGGGCCAGATATGCCCGATGCCGTGGGGCCCAGTGGCAAGGGGCCGGCGGGGGTGGAGGTCACGGTCGGGGATCTGAGCGTGCGCCTGTCCATGGAGCGCGTGCTGCGGGTGGGGAGCTTCCTCGTGGGGGTCCTGGAACTGTCCTGCCCCCAGAGGGTCGACTGGCAGGTGGGTGCCTTCATGCTGCCCCCGGTGTGGCAGACCCTGCGCTGGCGCACCCTGTCCCAGGGCGTCTACAACCTGACCCTGATCGACGGCGAGCAGCGCCACCTCACCGCCGACTACGCGGCCCCCACCAGCGGGCGGTGGGTGCTGTCCAACAGCGCCAAGCCCCCGCTGGAGCCGGGCGAGGAGCCCTGGCGAGTGCCCGTGATCTGGCGGGACACGGGCCAGGACACCGTGATCCTGGACCTGCCCGGCGGGGACAATGCCCACGGCCGGGCCCTGTCCGCGCGCCTGACCGATATCCCCGTGGTGGATGCCTGA
- a CDS encoding OmpA family protein, with protein sequence MSAPTMPAGPASSPRRAGLPLPMRAGSRRRWRAPLTAVRLSLVAGLGAGLAAGLALGGPTARAEESSAPPSPSSPSASVRTPGRDTAAIPPEATRPDATPVADMVAPVLGLVLRTSEADGAATTDTDGNKTRTTLSGDVTFETDSATLTPRAKEVLDSIAKGWGSTPPKEVTVVGHTDSVADDAYNQTLSEQRAQAVVDYLTTKASSVTMTASGKGETEPAQPETREDGSVDEQAQAANRRVVITWEQ encoded by the coding sequence ATGAGCGCCCCGACCATGCCTGCGGGCCCGGCATCATCGCCCCGCCGCGCAGGCCTGCCCCTGCCCATGCGGGCCGGCTCCCGGCGCCGGTGGCGCGCCCCCCTCACGGCCGTGCGCCTGAGCCTGGTGGCGGGCCTTGGTGCAGGCCTCGCGGCGGGCCTCGCCCTCGGAGGGCCGACGGCGCGGGCCGAGGAGTCCTCAGCGCCCCCGAGCCCCTCGAGCCCCAGCGCCTCGGTCCGGACCCCGGGCCGGGACACCGCGGCGATCCCGCCGGAGGCCACTCGCCCCGACGCCACCCCTGTCGCGGACATGGTGGCGCCCGTCCTCGGCCTGGTCCTGCGCACCTCCGAGGCCGACGGCGCCGCGACCACGGACACCGACGGGAACAAGACCCGCACCACCCTGTCCGGGGATGTCACCTTCGAGACCGACTCGGCCACCCTGACACCGCGGGCCAAGGAGGTCCTGGACAGCATCGCCAAGGGCTGGGGATCCACGCCGCCCAAGGAGGTCACCGTCGTCGGGCACACCGACTCAGTGGCCGACGACGCCTACAACCAGACCCTCTCCGAGCAGCGGGCCCAGGCCGTGGTCGACTACCTGACCACCAAGGCCTCCTCGGTGACCATGACGGCCAGCGGCAAGGGCGAGACCGAGCCGGCCCAGCCCGAGACCCGCGAGGACGGCAGCGTCGACGAGCAGGCCCAGGCCGCCAACCGGCGCGTGGTCATCACCTGGGAGCAGTAG
- the rplA gene encoding 50S ribosomal protein L1 — MTKRSKAYRAAAEKIQSGILYTPAEAVRLAKTTTVTSFDSTVDVAFRLGVDPRKADQMVRGTVSLPHGTGKTARVLVFAQGERAEQALAAGADEVGGDELIAKVAGGYTDFDAAVATPDLMGKVGRLGRVLGPRGLMPNPKTGTVTMDVAKAVTDIKGGRIEFRVDRAANLHFIIGKAGFTEEQLLENFQAALDEVLRLKPSASKGRYILKAAMSTTMGPSIPLDVAKA, encoded by the coding sequence ATGACCAAGCGCTCAAAGGCCTACCGCGCCGCCGCTGAGAAGATCCAGTCCGGAATCCTCTACACCCCGGCCGAGGCCGTCCGTCTGGCCAAGACCACCACCGTCACCTCATTCGACTCCACCGTGGACGTCGCCTTCCGCCTGGGAGTCGACCCCCGCAAGGCCGACCAGATGGTGCGTGGCACCGTGTCCCTGCCGCACGGTACCGGCAAGACCGCCCGAGTCCTCGTCTTCGCCCAGGGGGAGCGCGCCGAGCAGGCGCTGGCCGCCGGGGCCGACGAGGTCGGCGGCGACGAGCTCATCGCGAAGGTCGCCGGCGGCTACACGGACTTCGACGCCGCCGTGGCCACCCCCGACCTCATGGGCAAGGTCGGGCGCCTGGGCCGCGTCCTGGGCCCCCGCGGCCTCATGCCCAACCCCAAGACGGGCACCGTGACCATGGATGTGGCCAAGGCCGTGACCGACATCAAGGGCGGCCGCATCGAGTTCCGCGTGGACCGCGCTGCCAACCTGCACTTCATCATCGGCAAGGCCGGCTTCACCGAGGAGCAGCTGCTGGAGAACTTCCAGGCCGCCCTCGATGAGGTCCTGCGCCTCAAGCCCTCGGCCTCCAAGGGCCGCTACATCCTCAAGGCCGCCATGTCCACCACCATGGGCCCCAGCATCCCGCTGGACGTGGCCAAGGCCTGA
- the rplK gene encoding 50S ribosomal protein L11, whose translation MAPKKKVAGLIKLQIQAGQANPAPPIGPALGAQGVNIMEFCKAYNAATESQRGNVIPVEITVYEDRSFTFITKTPPAAELIKKAAGISKGSPTPHSSKVGSLSQAQVREIAETKMPDLNANDIESATKIIAGTAHSMGITVEA comes from the coding sequence ATGGCCCCCAAGAAGAAGGTCGCCGGGCTGATCAAGCTCCAGATCCAGGCCGGCCAGGCCAACCCCGCTCCGCCGATCGGCCCCGCGCTCGGTGCGCAGGGCGTCAACATCATGGAGTTCTGCAAGGCGTACAACGCTGCCACCGAGTCGCAGCGCGGCAACGTCATCCCCGTGGAGATCACGGTCTACGAGGACCGCTCCTTCACCTTCATCACCAAGACCCCGCCGGCCGCCGAGCTGATCAAGAAGGCCGCGGGCATCTCCAAGGGCTCCCCCACCCCGCACAGCTCCAAGGTCGGCTCCCTGAGCCAGGCCCAGGTGCGCGAGATCGCCGAGACCAAGATGCCCGACCTCAACGCCAACGACATCGAGTCCGCCACCAAGATCATCGCCGGCACCGCCCACTCCATGGGCATCACCGTCGAGGCTTGA
- the nusG gene encoding transcription termination/antitermination protein NusG encodes MEEIEEPAPGEQAGAPEPAVDPLEEFRQHMSSLPGEWYVLHTYSGYERRVATDIMTRAENFEVEDYVFDAAVPMETVIEIKNGNKKKEVSRVRIPGYVFVRMDLDDPETSDRVWRTIKDTPAVTGFVGDRYNPVPLTFEEAVSQLGPTPEEIAVKQAEAEAVPESGSGTQITAGGQVFEVAFEVGESVIVTDGPFESLPATISEIHPETQKLQVLISLFGRDTPAELSFTQVAKI; translated from the coding sequence ATCGAGGAGATCGAGGAGCCCGCGCCGGGCGAGCAGGCCGGCGCGCCCGAGCCCGCGGTGGACCCCCTGGAGGAGTTCCGCCAGCACATGTCCTCCCTGCCCGGCGAGTGGTACGTGCTGCACACCTACTCCGGCTACGAGCGCCGGGTGGCCACGGACATCATGACCCGCGCCGAGAACTTCGAGGTCGAGGACTACGTCTTCGATGCGGCCGTCCCCATGGAGACGGTGATCGAGATCAAGAACGGCAACAAGAAGAAAGAGGTCTCCCGGGTGCGCATCCCCGGCTATGTGTTCGTGCGCATGGACCTCGATGACCCGGAGACCTCCGACCGCGTGTGGCGCACCATCAAGGACACCCCCGCCGTCACCGGCTTCGTGGGCGACCGCTACAACCCGGTGCCCCTGACCTTCGAGGAGGCCGTCTCCCAGCTCGGCCCCACCCCCGAGGAGATCGCCGTCAAGCAGGCCGAGGCCGAGGCCGTCCCCGAGTCGGGCTCGGGCACCCAGATCACGGCCGGGGGTCAGGTCTTCGAGGTCGCCTTCGAGGTGGGGGAGTCCGTCATCGTCACCGACGGCCCCTTCGAGTCCCTGCCCGCCACCATCTCGGAGATCCACCCCGAGACCCAGAAGCTGCAGGTGCTCATCTCCCTGTTCGGCCGAGACACCCCGGCCGAGCTCTCCTTCACCCAGGTCGCCAAGATCTGA
- the secE gene encoding preprotein translocase subunit SecE, producing MSESASAASPADKKRGFFGRIALFIRQVIDELRKVVWPTGNELWTYFLVVVFFILAIMVFTGVLDYAFNRAVMWIFT from the coding sequence ATGAGCGAGAGCGCGAGCGCCGCGAGCCCTGCTGACAAGAAGCGCGGCTTCTTCGGGCGCATTGCCCTGTTCATCCGCCAGGTCATCGACGAGCTGCGCAAGGTCGTGTGGCCCACCGGCAACGAGCTGTGGACCTACTTCCTCGTGGTGGTCTTCTTCATCCTGGCCATCATGGTGTTCACCGGTGTGCTGGACTACGCCTTCAACCGCGCCGTCATGTGGATCTTCACCTGA